Part of the Nicotiana tabacum cultivar K326 chromosome 20, ASM71507v2, whole genome shotgun sequence genome, aagagagggtcgcaatagcttttactcgatatgagggtcgggatcgatttccacagggatcTAGGAATGGAGTCgtgtatctatctagactagagtcgtgtaattgttccaaatgtcacttccaaacatcttttgatttttctttgacaaactaatattatcaacTACTAAGTAGAACTAAATTATACTAATGAGAAAATTGCtagagttgtatctaatgggtagaaaggcactagggtagtgactttcacctaggcggctaattgacgggtaaatgcttctaaggttcgattgacatgattggggaaatatgctataaccgttgcacaattttagtCACTCTcgcacctctcggtagagagagtgattttgcccaattgactctctcgagaccaaatgggtaggcaaattagctcaagcaactggggttcaagttgggtaattactctctcgaggtttaaccctttaatttggactatcaattctcttgagtccatcccaattccttgttgggtcaattttggagacttaggctctctttctcaagaagagccaagtcaacttagcacaaaccagtttttgcaaccaccaattcatagattaaaccataaaattgacccaaataacaaacacctatagtcaatctaaccctagatggcaacacccatcaattacccacactagggttgagccacaaccctagctaatgggtttagctactcatgcttgaaggagaaaatagagaattagatgaagaacaagacataTTAATTTAAAAGCTAATGTAAATGCAGAGAATCTACCGTTAAATCTAAGTTAAGATGCCAAAAAATGGCTACACAATAGCTTCTCACAACCGCAGCTTTGTTCTGATAACatttgatgacctaaaaatggacaaagattctatttatactaagctgaaaaaactgaacaaaaatgcccctgcggggtcagtgcggaccgcacaaaatggacctcggccgcactaggctcttggacttgaaGTCTTGGCTCCCTGAACTCAAGCTCCACGGACCGcgcagaatggaccgcggccgcggaggcaactagcgcggtccgcacaaatatgaccgcggaccgcatgggtTTAAAGTTGGCACTGGACATCTCTCTGACCTTCTCCTccacggactgcacaaaatggcagtgcggccgcggagccttcaGTGCGGACCGTGCAAGATTGAATGCGGTCGCACTGCTTTGAAGCTCGATTTGCCAGCTCTCTGAatcccctagtgcggaccgcacaaagtgtagtgcggccgcactaggcctttttgtcctgagtttgccttgtctttggtacttgagcaggtttcactctttttgagccaatctttgacatttcgtcactttgtcgatcaaacctgcaatcaagcacaacttatgagccttttgggactattttgtaagaatttataatcaaagcgtaagcaggAAGGAGCATAAAACACGTCAAAATTCCTAATTATCAGACCTCCGAACACAATCCCAGCTTAATgcattgggcttttactcagacttcaaagctccagattaatcaatttagctccaaattaacttttgaactcgggatcacttcctgcaaggcataaaacacatactaagtgtaattcactatcatttGAGCTTAAGCACACATAAAAATGCAGTAATTGAAATGTAATACTACGGCTATAATACGAGTTTCTAGCCTCACAGAAGTACTAAAGTTGAATTTTGTAATCTAAGTCTGCATGTAaatgttagttttattaattgaAGTCACAAGATTGTATATGGTTGCTTTGTGATCGCAAGAgataattttttgcattttatgggtCATTTGGTTGGAGCAATTAGAAAAAACATTTTTGCTAAACAATCTGATTAAGTACTATTTATCATATGATTGGCTCTGGGGTTTTCTATCCGGTATATCTTATACCTTAATCTAGATATTATTTTATATTGAATATAACATTGAATTACTTTTATTGATATTAAAACCTACTAGTATTATCACCCCGCACGAATGCGCAGACACTAACCATgtaatatatttgagttatttggattatatgtaaataatcttaaaactTAAACTTTCTCtattaaatatagataatcattggatattaattaagaaacactacatgaaaaagatTAACCATTTCTCAAATTTCCTAGatataattctattttttttataccATTCTCgtcggtgtcattggatcctaaaattAGTggggaagcaaaataataactcatttGTATAACAAAACAATCAAAGGTTGAGCTATGAAGGATTCTTTGGATACGActtgactcttttactactacttgaactcttatgttgtgtgttgatatctttcaaaaattatttctattttaaaatttcagtttctaaaacattatttttaaataataatttattttataataatgtaagtgaaaatattatccttaattcaaaactaATTTTAGTCGGCTATCTAAGAATTTAAAAAATTGTTTAGCTAGTAATTTTTTTCCAGCGTGACtctattttgatatttgacattaatcATATTAAATATTCGAGTTTTTTGAAtgatatgtaaataaccttaaaatttaaaccttctagATAATCGTTAGATATCAGTTACGAAACAGTACatgaaaaagactaacattttctcaaatttcgtagtgataattttatttttgcatcatTCTTATTGGTGTCATTGGAATCTAAAAATAGTCAAAAAGTGAAATAATACTCGTATTTATgtcaaagcacaaaggttgacacaatatgaacgattctttggttacgacatgactcttttactacgacttgaactcttatttggtatgttgttatctttcaaaaaatatttctattttgacattccaatttctaaaacatatatatatatatatatatatatatatatatatatatatatatatatatatatatatatatatatatatatatatatatatatatatatatatatatatatatatatatatatatatatgaagatattgtctttaatttaaaattcactttagtCAGTTATCTAagaatttaaatgattctttagccGGTACAATTTTATTTCAATATGACGTTATTttgagtttatcgatatctctagccacaTATTTTGAATTTGGAATACCCTATATACAGAGGTGGATCTAGGATTTATATTTTATGGATTCAATTTTTAGGGTTTTAGCATTGAACTTATTATACTTTTAGAAttatgagttcatatctactatttttataattttaagaatgttttacatataaatttttgttCAGCGtgaaaagttatgggttcaattaaaCCTGTTGTCAACACTCTACATTTGCCTCTGcctatatatatacaaattttttgttctttgaatcactaaatgttaaattagttgattgttattgtataacattgcatatattgtTTTGAAATTGCTAAGCAGTTTTTTCTCGataccatacttggcttaacctcaatgcaaactattcaaattcagatctcatatcagtttgttagtaatagtatttttttaaaacgacacacaatttaaattaaaaaaaattctaagatATCCTTGTCTTAtagtctatgtatttgagttgaaaacaatatttaaaatcTATGATATCAACTTCCAAATTTTTTATACTTAACATAGATGAAACagaagaagaaatttgttgtcatctcttatttctggtttttagatttttcaaacatcttatctatatttattttcttttatcttattttttatgtctttctttttatttttacaaaaatttaatttatttctcTATAAAAAGATGAGTTTAAATAGAAATTGTCTACATGagaactttatttatatttttagtgttTAGTTGAAattattccatatttttcttttggctttatctaatcaaccTAAATAAGTGCTTGACttaccacttaaattaaaaaactgaagaatgtgtaatttatatataatccatatataatatgtgtataatatatatatatatatatatatatatatatatatatattcctttttaattttcttatacaGTCAGTCTTGAGCAATATTTGTCTTATGAATTAGCTTTTGGATTCAAATTAGGTGCTAAATTTATTTCTTAAATAAGTTTCAGCATTTCACGTCAATGCTTATGAAGCAAAACGGTTAATATtgaaaagttaattttttttttatttctcttatatTAAGTTAATAAAGAATATCATATAAAATGATACAGAGGAATAATAAACCTGATTTTTTTTACAGTAATTATATTCTATATTTTGTTTGGTTGTAATTTGATTtccaatataaataattataatattttccTAAATCCTAGAATAATTTTATGTCGCATTCAATCTGGGAGAAGAATCAAGTGATAAAATTGCCGGTTGCCAAAGCCCGTTTAAGAATAGTATTACATTTCCAGTGCTAAAAGAAGTTTAAAAATAATTCTCAGTGCTTTAGGGTGATTATGTTATTGTTTTAATAGACAGTTATGTCCTTTGTAATCTTCTTCCGAATTAAACGCCGTTAGCCAGCGGGCTACCAAATCGGAAACCGGCGAAACTGTCCTCGCCGGCGAGACCATCCCGCAACCGCCAACCGCCAACCATAGGCTTTATTGAATTGggttaaaaataaaagaaacaaaagaaattcaaacCGCTCCATATTTACTGTAACACACCACATACAGTTGTGCCATAAATTGACATTTCTTGTTTGATTATAGAATATAGTAATAAAGAAACTTGGCACCTAATAGTATGAGCTCATTGAAGTTACTCAACTACTTTCTCAGTTATAAGTCCACACCTCTTCACTCTCGCTACAGTCCCTTGTTCAATTTCCCATATATTCAGTCCTATTGTTTTTCATGTCCAAAAAATCATAGCTTTATCTCCTCCCAATTTCGCCTCTTCTCATCCGGTATGTTCTCTTTCTTGATCAAAACACTTATATATTTGATAAATTGTGTGTATATTTTGTTTATCATGATGTACATTTTTTGAAATGTATATGTAAAAATATTTAAGAACTAAAATTCAGTATATCAATTGTTTCAAGAAGTACTTTTGTAATGGCTTGTGgacaaaaaattcttttttttgaaGATTTACGAGCTCAGCTTTTGAAATCTTTTTGGAATTTGTGACTTTTCCGGAGAGAGTGATTTGGTGATGATCAAGTtaatttttcttgaaaaacccggGGGTTTTTATCAGTAGAGTCAAAAGTGAGGATTTTGCTAAAACTTGCTGATTGATTTTTTCTAGTAAGCTTGAGATCATTTTTGAACTTCTGTGTTTTTTCGGTTGCTGCAGATTGTGTCACTGAAATGATGAATTTTTGATTGCTCGTAAATGAGTCAGAAACATAATAAAAAAATAGTAGACCTACAATATTtaaaccaaaagaaaagagtggCTTTTGTTCAAATCCTATTGGAGGCAAAAACATCAGCTGATTTCTTTTCATGTGTCCAAGCCTTGCCTTGGTTGACAGAGTTACTCAGTACCTGTGCTAGTTGGAGGTAGCAGGTAGCTTTAGAATTAGTCGAGGTGTGTGCAAGCTGGCTCTGACACCGCAGTAAGCTGGAAAAAAAGAGAGTGGACTGTTGATCTCTATGGATTTTCCTACCTTGATTCCGTTGATCCTATTTGGTTTAGGACTGTTGAAATAAATTATGAGAGTCTAATGAATTAGTAGGCTATCTTTGCTCCTAGGAAATCCTGTAAAGAGAGTATTAAAGGTTGACTATGTCAGAGATTTTAGAATTGGTGTTGGGATTTTTCCTTAAACACGTTGCGAATATGTCAAATTTTGCACCTTCTTTCATTGCGAGCTGAGAACCTCTTAAGCATCTGTCTTTCTTCCCTTGTCAAAATGATGAATATGGGCCTCCTCATCTTGAAGGAGTAGGTACTTTTATTTTTTTCGGTTGGGGTTGGGCATCTATTTGCATCTTCAGAAAACATTAGTAGTATTTTTGGAGTAAAATGTAAGCCCttgtcccatttcatataatGCTATTTGATTGAAATAGGGTTTGAAATGTTTATTGGACGTACATATTGTATTAGTGGTAGAAAAGTTACTCGGATAGGGAAATCATTCCTCAAaatttaaaacttgaattgttaaATGAAATTGAGTTTTTGAATGTTAGTGAAAGTTGTAAAGAATGTGTTATCAGTAAAATGGTACCGAACGTTTTGGGGACGTTCCGATAAGGAAAGATTATCAGATAAGTTGATATAAGCAAGCAGTTAAATGAGTACTAGATTTCACGTGTAATATATCTTTGTTAACCAAAAATCCCTTGGATGCAACTCATTGCATATCTTCGTTTGTGCTTAAAAAAGTTAGAGATGGTAGTAGAAACATGACATTACGTAATCTTAAagtttcttcctctttctttgaTTTTTCAGCTACAAGTAGTATTAGCTATATGGAGCTGGTCAAGGAAGTTGCGAGCAAGGGACCTGAATCACAACAGAATATTGCCATAAGAGCTGATGAAAAGAGCTACAGTTACATGCAGTTGATATCATCTGCGAGGAGGATTTCAAATTTATTAAGCAAGCTAGATCTTAAAACGGTGAGTTGGAAATGACGAATTATCTGTGAATAATTTTAGGTGCATGAATTTGTGTTATAATCTTCATCAAACGGTGTGAATTAAATGAAAGTGTTTTCCCCAGTTGAAATGTTTAGTTAAGAAAATGTTGTCTATGAAATTCTTTCAGTGCGAGTCTTTTTTTCCCCAACACACTATCTTTTTTCATCTGGATACATTGGTTTTCCAATTTCAAAGTCAGTCTACTGAATAtacttcttttattgttttttgcTTAAATGCTTCCTCTTTTTCAGGACAAAGGCATCAAAGAAAATGAACATCTCAATGGAGCAAGAGTAGGGATTGTGGCCAAACCTTCTGCTGAGTTCGTTGCTGGAATAATAGGGACCTGGCTTAGTGGAGGTTGTGCAGTCCCTCTTGCTCTGAGCTACCCTGAGACTGAGCTACTACATGTGATGAATGACTCGGTACATCTCTCAATCTTTTATCTTCTCCCTCGTTTTTCTTGTCAGTAAAGTGTTATTTGAAAGATAATAAAGACACATAAAAATGGATGCACTTTGCTTTTCTCATACTCAAAGCTAATGATATAGCTTGCATCATTTGTCACGCCCTGCTCTCTGTCCATAGGTGATTAGCTCATCTTTAATCAGGCTGAAATATTCCGTATCTGCTTGTTGTAGAAATAATGCAATTTGCTTCTTCCAATTTTTGTCTTCTTTATGCTTACTAAATCGATGTGAAACATTGATTTCTAGGGCATCTCCATGATTTTGAGTACTGAAGACCACCAAGAACTTATGAATACAATTGCAGCAAAAACTGGTGCTCAGTTATTTCTTATTCCTTCAATTCCCGACGTGCATTCATCAACGGAGCATGACCAGTCAAAAGATGTGGTTTCTGATGGTCAACAAAATCTGCTAGAAATCAATTCCTACGGTGAGATAATGAGTAGTTTGTCTGTGGCTCGATATGGTTATTTATTTCCCTGTTTGAGATGTTTGGAGCTCATCTATGTTATTTTCCTTTGTTCTGTACATGTTATCTTCAAGGCGAGAACCCTGCTTTTATCTTGTACACCAGTGGTACAACAGGGAAACCAAAAGGAGTTGTCCACACGCACAATGGAGTCTTAGCACAGGTTAGATTCATTTTATTGGATCTTGATATGATTGATTCTTCGCCTTTATGGCTTCTTCTCGAATTCACTGATCTAATTAGCAATATTCCACTTTTACCTCGTGATGACACATACCTATCAGAGACCTTGGCGTGGGTGATTAAGCAAGTTTGCTTTCACTTTTTTCCCCCTCGAATAGGCAGAGAATACATATGTATTCTATTGATTCTGAAAATAGAATAATGTGTCATAGTATTTGTAATATTGAGAGATGATAAGTAACCCAATTCACCACCTTGGACAAACTGCTGGTTGTAATTGAAGGAGAAGTTTTGATACCATTTACTTCCGTGAACTTGTTTATGCCTTGGTTCAGTTGTCAGTAATATTGGGAGGGGTGGGGATGTCTTCATTGTAGTTTTACTACGAAGTACTACCTTCAGGTTTCTGAAAGTTATCTTTAATTCAACTCCTTCCATGTTTATGCTGTTTCAGGTCCAAATGTTAGCTAGCGCATGGGAATACACGTCCAAGGATCAATTTCTGCACTGTCTACCACTCCATCATATCCACAGTCCATTATTTTATTTCCCAATCATGTTGTCTACATTTTTCCTGCTCTTGCAACATGTTTTTGTGGGGGATAATGGGATAAACAATCTCATTTGGACTAAAATTTGGTTGATCCTTAACTTGTATGATACATGTGCATGGACTTTTCAATGCTTTACTGGCCCCTCTTTATGCAGGCTCCACGGTAATTACTCAAAGAAATTTCACATCTTCAAACTCTTTTTCACCACAGAACACATGCTGTCTGATTGGTAAGTTCATGTTTCCATATCTGCTTTTTTGTTTTTGAAGGTCGACTTCGTGCCAAAGTTCAGTGTGAGGGGAATTTGGCAGAAATGGCGTGAATCGTATCCTACAGATGGGACTAAAGTGGATAATGCCATAACGGTGTTTACCGGAGTAAGTCTGTTTTGagtagattaatgaaatatagtTGCAATCATATGGCATGTCGGATTTTCTGGTGCATTTACTATGTTTAAGATTTACTTTCTTAAAGTTATCTGGGGTTAT contains:
- the LOC107769691 gene encoding putative CoA ligase CCL8 — protein: MSSLKLLNYFLSYKSTPLHSRYSPLFNFPYIQSYCFSCPKNHSFISSQFRLFSSATSSISYMELVKEVASKGPESQQNIAIRADEKSYSYMQLISSARRISNLLSKLDLKTDKGIKENEHLNGARVGIVAKPSAEFVAGIIGTWLSGGCAVPLALSYPETELLHVMNDSGISMILSTEDHQELMNTIAAKTGAQLFLIPSIPDVHSSTEHDQSKDVVSDGQQNLLEINSYGENPAFILYTSGTTGKPKGVVHTHNGVLAQVQMLASAWEYTSKDQFLHCLPLHHVHGLFNALLAPLYAGSTVDFVPKFSVRGIWQKWRESYPTDGTKVDNAITVFTGVPTMYARLIQGYEAMDPELKAASASAARHLRLMMSGSSALPLPVMQQWETITGHRLLERYGMTEFVMAISNPIRGKRKGGTVGKPFPGVQAKILLEDESSNDKTGVGELCIKSPSLFKEYWKLPEVSKQSFTEDGYFKTGDTVTVDEEGYYIILGRTNADIMKVGGYKLSALEIEAVLLEHPTISECCVLGLPDKDYGEVVCTIVVPEGEVKRRRDEQLKPALTLQELSDWAKEKLAPYKIPTRLFLWDSLPRNAMGKVNKKELKRNLAEDPKQV